One genomic region from Flagellimonas oceani encodes:
- a CDS encoding DUF3810 domain-containing protein, with protein MNKIVKILLIVIGLVAAVLWFSLPSADDPNAISSGAMNFMFIIMYILLAIAVITSLVFGLAKLFTTKGSIKKALFAIGGLAIIVAISYGLSSDNMPVVETMSERGIETTESTVKNIGMGLNVFFILTAIAVILMVFPGLKRMFVK; from the coding sequence ATGAATAAAATAGTAAAAATATTGCTCATCGTCATCGGATTGGTTGCGGCCGTGCTTTGGTTCTCTCTTCCGTCTGCCGATGATCCAAATGCGATTAGTAGTGGTGCCATGAACTTTATGTTCATTATTATGTACATCCTATTGGCCATTGCGGTAATAACCTCATTGGTGTTTGGATTGGCAAAATTGTTCACCACCAAGGGCAGTATCAAGAAAGCGCTTTTCGCCATAGGCGGATTGGCCATCATCGTGGCCATATCTTACGGGCTTTCATCTGATAATATGCCAGTAGTGGAAACAATGTCCGAAAGAGGCATTGAAACTACGGAATCTACTGTGAAAAACATTGGAATGGGATTGAACGTTTTCTTCATCCTTACTGCAATTGCGGTAATTCTAATGGTATTTCCAGGATTGAAAAGAATGTTTGTTAAGTAA
- a CDS encoding TatD family hydrolase → MIITDTHTHLYSEAFDEDRGEMMQRALDAGVERFFIPAIDSAYTQSMLDLETSYPDHVFLMMGLHPTHVKENYKEELAHVEEWLAKKKFYAVGEIGVDLYWDKTFLKEQQEAFAYQIRLAKKYELPIVIHCRDAFDEVFEVLEQEKGQGLFGIFHCFTGTLDQAHQALSYNMKLGIGGVATFKNGKIDTFLNEIDLKHIVLETDAPYLAPAPYRGKRNESSYIIKVLEKLSSIYGMPEEEIAAITTENSKAIFGI, encoded by the coding sequence ATGATCATAACCGATACCCATACCCATTTATATAGTGAAGCTTTTGACGAGGATAGAGGTGAAATGATGCAACGTGCACTGGATGCCGGGGTGGAGCGTTTTTTTATACCTGCAATCGATTCGGCCTATACCCAATCCATGTTGGATTTGGAGACCAGCTATCCGGACCATGTGTTTTTGATGATGGGGCTGCATCCAACCCATGTCAAGGAAAATTATAAGGAGGAGTTGGCTCATGTTGAGGAGTGGTTGGCCAAGAAAAAATTCTACGCCGTGGGCGAAATAGGGGTGGACCTGTATTGGGACAAAACCTTTTTAAAAGAACAGCAGGAAGCCTTTGCCTATCAGATTCGGTTGGCAAAGAAGTACGAACTGCCCATAGTGATCCATTGCCGTGATGCCTTTGATGAGGTTTTTGAAGTTTTGGAGCAGGAAAAAGGGCAGGGCCTATTCGGAATTTTTCATTGTTTTACGGGAACTTTGGATCAGGCCCATCAAGCATTATCCTATAATATGAAGTTGGGCATTGGGGGAGTGGCCACCTTCAAAAACGGTAAAATCGATACATTTTTGAACGAAATCGACCTCAAACATATCGTCTTGGAAACCGATGCACCCTATTTGGCACCGGCACCCTATCGCGGAAAACGGAACGAGAGTTCCTATATAATAAAGGTATTGGAAAAGCTTTCCTCTATTTATGGTATGCCTGAGGAGGAAATAGCGGCAATTACCACGGAAAACTCCAAAGCAATTTTCGGAATCTGA
- a CDS encoding ExbD/TolR family protein — translation MAKFAKKKEGDLPAVSTASLPDIVFMLLFFFMTVTTMKDSSLMVANTLPNASEIKKLEKKDRVIYIYVGTPTQEYQKVFGSEPKIQLNDKFANVDEVGSFILAERAKKPQELQNVLTTALKVDKEANMGLITDIKQELRKVNALKVNYTTYEGDAFNNLQ, via the coding sequence ATGGCCAAGTTTGCAAAAAAGAAGGAAGGAGATTTACCAGCGGTGTCAACAGCTTCGTTGCCAGATATCGTTTTCATGCTCTTGTTCTTCTTTATGACCGTAACCACAATGAAAGATAGTTCGTTAATGGTTGCCAATACCCTTCCCAATGCTTCTGAAATCAAGAAGTTGGAGAAGAAGGATCGCGTTATCTACATTTATGTAGGAACGCCTACCCAAGAATATCAAAAGGTTTTTGGTAGCGAACCAAAAATCCAATTGAATGATAAATTCGCCAATGTGGACGAAGTAGGTTCATTTATTTTGGCAGAACGTGCAAAAAAACCGCAAGAACTTCAAAATGTATTGACTACTGCTTTGAAAGTTGATAAGGAAGCCAATATGGGCCTTATCACCGATATTAAGCAAGAATTGAGAAAGGTTAATGCCCTTAAAGTGAATTATACCACTTACGAAGGCGACGCTTTTAACAATCTACAGTAG
- a CDS encoding retropepsin-like aspartic protease, with the protein MASLKKFLKSKDYITIPLVLTETNHFELHASINGISGKFILDTGASNTCVGMDKIEFFEMASEATDIRAAGAGATEMETLISNKNKIQIGDWKKKKQKVVLFDLSHVNQALTSHNALPVDGIIGADVLKKGKAVIDYNKKCLYLKK; encoded by the coding sequence ATGGCTTCACTCAAAAAATTCCTTAAATCCAAAGATTACATCACAATACCTTTGGTATTGACCGAAACCAACCATTTTGAACTACATGCAAGCATCAATGGTATTTCAGGCAAATTTATTTTGGACACGGGAGCATCCAATACATGCGTAGGCATGGATAAAATAGAGTTTTTTGAAATGGCTTCCGAAGCTACGGACATCAGAGCCGCCGGAGCGGGCGCCACGGAAATGGAAACTTTGATCTCCAACAAAAACAAAATCCAGATCGGGGACTGGAAAAAGAAGAAGCAAAAAGTTGTCCTTTTTGACCTCAGCCATGTGAACCAAGCGTTGACATCGCATAATGCGTTACCTGTAGATGGCATTATTGGAGCCGACGTCCTTAAAAAAGGAAAAGCGGTGATCGACTACAATAAAAAATGCCTCTACTTAAAAAAGTAA
- a CDS encoding 2-oxoglutarate dehydrogenase E1 component has product MDKYSFLNAAHTSFFAEQYEKYLTNPDSIEPSWRAFFQGFDFGLEGSLEDLGIESDKGDGGMVVLSNGRKVEMPEALQKEFQVIRLIDGYRSRGHLFTKTNPVRERRKYVPTLDIDNFGLSQEDLDTVFDAGKILGIGPASLKEIIRHLESIYCDAIGVEYMYIRTPERIQWIQDWLNKNDNHPDYSPEEKKNILRKLNEAVSFESFLHTKYVGQKRFSLEGGESLIPALDVIIEKAADKGVKQFVVGMAHRGRLNVLTNIFGKSPKDIFSEFDGKDYEETIFDGDVKYHLGWTSKRETDSGKMVNMNIAPNPSHLETVNSIVEGISRAKQDRDHSENISEVLPILIHGDAAFAAQGIVYETIQMARLDGYTTGGTIHIVVNNQIGFTTNYLDARSSTYCTDVGKVTLSPVLHVNADDAEAVVHATTFALEYRMRYKRDIFLDLLGYRKYGHNEGDEPKFTQPLLYKSISKHKNPRDIYAEKLIAEGVIDENYVKELEEKYKNDLEENLMDSRKIEKTRITPFMQDEWEGFEQVTEEVMLKPMDTTYDLKKLDQIAKSITKLPEDKKFLRKLVKLVEGRHTMYFEDNKLDWAMGELLAYGSLIEEGYDVRMTGQDVERGTFSHRHAVIKTEMHEEEVVLLNEMGDNQNGKFHIYNSLLSEYAVMGFDYGYAMASPKTLTIWEAQFGDFSNGAQIIIDQYLSSAEDKWKLQNGLVLLLPHGYEGQGAEHSSARMERYLQLCAKDNMFVADVTTPANLFHLFRRQMKANFRKPLVVFTPKSLLRHPKVVSTKEEMAEGSFQMVIDDADAKASKVKTLVFCTGKFYYDLLDKREELERDDVALVRVEQLFPLPAEEMRKIVKKYKNADDIVWAQEEPRNMGAWSHMLMHLDEAKQFRVASRRFYGAPAAGSAVRSKRRHAQVLDYVFDKSKDNMQIR; this is encoded by the coding sequence ATGGACAAATATTCATTTTTAAACGCTGCGCACACATCATTTTTTGCGGAGCAATACGAAAAATATCTAACGAATCCCGATAGTATTGAGCCCAGTTGGAGGGCTTTTTTTCAAGGATTTGATTTTGGTTTGGAAGGTTCCCTGGAAGATTTGGGAATCGAATCTGATAAGGGTGATGGCGGCATGGTCGTACTTTCCAATGGTAGGAAAGTGGAGATGCCCGAAGCCCTGCAGAAGGAATTTCAGGTCATCCGCTTGATTGATGGTTATCGTTCCCGTGGACACCTTTTTACCAAGACCAATCCGGTAAGGGAGCGGAGAAAGTATGTCCCTACCTTGGACATCGATAACTTTGGCCTGAGCCAAGAAGATCTCGACACCGTTTTTGATGCAGGAAAAATACTGGGTATTGGCCCGGCATCATTAAAAGAGATCATCCGTCATTTGGAAAGTATTTATTGTGATGCCATAGGGGTCGAGTACATGTACATCCGAACCCCGGAACGTATCCAGTGGATTCAGGATTGGCTCAATAAGAACGACAACCATCCCGATTATAGCCCGGAGGAGAAGAAGAACATCCTCAGAAAATTGAACGAGGCTGTATCTTTTGAAAGTTTTTTGCATACCAAATATGTGGGTCAAAAACGATTTTCGCTCGAAGGAGGTGAATCTCTGATTCCAGCTTTGGACGTAATCATTGAAAAAGCGGCCGACAAGGGCGTAAAGCAATTTGTTGTGGGGATGGCCCACCGTGGACGATTGAACGTGCTCACCAATATTTTTGGAAAGTCGCCAAAAGACATCTTCAGCGAGTTTGATGGCAAGGATTACGAGGAAACCATTTTTGACGGGGACGTAAAGTACCACTTGGGATGGACCTCAAAACGTGAGACCGATTCAGGGAAAATGGTCAATATGAACATTGCCCCGAACCCATCGCACTTGGAAACCGTAAACTCTATTGTAGAGGGGATTTCCAGGGCCAAACAGGACCGTGACCATAGCGAGAATATTTCCGAGGTACTCCCGATCTTGATTCATGGGGATGCCGCTTTTGCTGCCCAGGGCATCGTTTACGAAACAATTCAAATGGCCCGTTTGGACGGGTATACCACAGGAGGTACCATACATATTGTGGTGAACAACCAAATTGGGTTCACAACGAACTATTTGGACGCAAGATCGTCCACTTACTGTACCGATGTGGGCAAGGTGACCCTTTCGCCCGTACTTCACGTAAATGCAGACGACGCGGAAGCTGTGGTGCACGCCACCACTTTTGCGCTGGAATATAGGATGCGTTACAAGCGTGATATTTTCTTGGATTTGTTGGGGTATAGAAAATATGGGCACAACGAAGGGGATGAACCCAAGTTTACCCAGCCGTTATTGTACAAATCCATTTCCAAGCATAAAAATCCAAGGGATATTTACGCAGAGAAGTTGATTGCCGAAGGAGTGATCGATGAGAACTACGTAAAAGAGCTCGAAGAAAAATATAAGAACGATCTCGAGGAGAATCTGATGGATTCCCGCAAAATCGAGAAGACCAGAATAACCCCTTTCATGCAAGATGAATGGGAAGGTTTTGAGCAGGTGACCGAAGAGGTGATGCTGAAACCTATGGATACCACTTACGACCTTAAAAAGTTGGATCAGATTGCCAAGAGCATTACCAAACTTCCAGAGGACAAAAAGTTCTTGAGAAAATTGGTGAAGTTGGTGGAAGGCCGCCATACGATGTATTTTGAGGATAACAAACTCGATTGGGCCATGGGCGAACTTTTAGCCTATGGATCGTTGATCGAGGAAGGTTACGATGTTAGGATGACAGGTCAAGATGTGGAAAGGGGAACCTTCTCGCACAGGCATGCCGTCATCAAAACAGAGATGCACGAAGAGGAAGTGGTGTTGTTGAACGAGATGGGCGATAACCAAAATGGTAAGTTCCATATCTACAACTCACTGCTATCAGAATATGCGGTTATGGGATTTGATTATGGCTATGCCATGGCAAGTCCAAAAACATTGACCATTTGGGAAGCGCAATTTGGGGATTTCAGTAATGGAGCCCAGATTATCATCGATCAATATTTGTCATCAGCAGAGGATAAATGGAAGCTGCAGAACGGATTGGTGCTGTTGTTGCCCCATGGTTACGAAGGTCAGGGAGCGGAACACTCATCGGCCCGTATGGAAAGATACCTTCAGCTGTGTGCCAAGGACAATATGTTCGTGGCGGATGTGACCACGCCGGCCAACTTGTTCCACCTCTTCCGTAGACAAATGAAGGCCAACTTCCGTAAACCTTTGGTGGTGTTTACCCCGAAAAGTTTATTGAGGCACCCAAAAGTGGTGTCCACCAAGGAAGAAATGGCCGAAGGAAGTTTCCAAATGGTGATTGATGATGCCGATGCAAAAGCAAGTAAAGTAAAAACATTGGTCTTCTGTACCGGTAAATTCTATTACGATCTTTTGGATAAACGTGAAGAATTGGAGCGGGACGATGTGGCTTTGGTACGTGTGGAGCAATTGTTCCCATTGCCGGCCGAAGAAATGAGGAAGATTGTCAAAAAATATAAGAACGCCGACGATATTGTTTGGGCCCAGGAAGAACCGCGAAACATGGGGGCTTGGAGCCATATGTTGATGCATTTGGACGAAGCCAAGCAGTTCAGGGTAGCTTCACGTAGGTTCTACGGAGCCCCTGCTGCAGGTAGTGCAGTGCGCTCAAAAAGACGTCATGCCCAAGTGTTGGACTACGTTTTTGACAAGAGCAAGGATAACATGCAAATAAGATAA
- a CDS encoding asparaginase, with protein MKKKTNILLIYTGGTIGMVKDYKTGALKAFNFDELVKNIPELKQLDCNLRGVSFDEPIDSSNMNPGYWVKIADIIEEHYDDNDGFVVLHGSDTMSYSASALSFMLENLEKPVIFTGSQLPIGDLRTDAKENLITSIEIAALRKKNGKPVLQEVGLYFEYKLYRGNRTTKINAEHFEAFESLNYPPLVESGVHLKVHENYLIKKVTKNKSFQVHKKMDDRVAILKLFPGINQNVLQSVLNIPDLKALILETYGAGNAPMDEWFLNAIKKAVENGLHIINVTQCSGGSVFMGHYETSEKLKEMQLVNGKDITTEAAITKAMYLLGTGVPDKLFKTIFETPLRGEMV; from the coding sequence ATGAAAAAGAAAACCAACATATTATTGATCTATACCGGGGGTACCATCGGTATGGTAAAGGATTACAAAACGGGAGCGCTCAAGGCCTTCAATTTTGATGAACTTGTCAAAAATATTCCAGAGTTAAAACAATTGGATTGCAACCTACGAGGGGTTTCTTTTGATGAGCCTATCGATTCCTCCAATATGAATCCGGGGTATTGGGTCAAAATTGCGGACATTATCGAAGAGCATTATGATGATAATGATGGTTTCGTGGTGCTGCACGGTAGCGATACCATGAGCTATTCCGCATCCGCATTGAGCTTTATGCTGGAGAACTTGGAGAAGCCGGTCATCTTTACGGGGTCGCAATTGCCTATTGGAGATTTGAGAACCGATGCGAAGGAGAATTTGATTACATCCATCGAAATCGCTGCGCTCCGGAAAAAAAATGGAAAACCGGTGCTTCAAGAAGTAGGGTTGTACTTTGAATACAAATTATATCGGGGCAACCGCACCACCAAAATAAATGCAGAACATTTCGAGGCGTTTGAATCGCTGAACTACCCACCTTTGGTGGAGTCCGGTGTTCATTTAAAGGTGCACGAGAACTATTTGATCAAAAAAGTGACCAAGAACAAGTCGTTCCAAGTCCATAAAAAGATGGATGATCGGGTCGCGATCTTGAAACTTTTTCCGGGAATCAATCAAAATGTACTGCAATCAGTATTGAACATTCCAGATTTAAAGGCATTGATTTTGGAAACGTATGGGGCTGGGAACGCTCCGATGGACGAATGGTTTTTGAATGCGATAAAAAAAGCCGTGGAAAATGGATTGCATATAATTAACGTAACCCAATGCTCGGGCGGTAGCGTTTTTATGGGGCATTACGAAACCAGCGAAAAACTCAAGGAGATGCAACTGGTTAACGGAAAGGATATTACAACGGAGGCGGCCATAACAAAAGCGATGTACCTATTGGGGACAGGGGTTCCCGACAAATTGTTCAAGACAATTTTTGAGACGCCGCTTCGTGGTGAGATGGTGTAA
- a CDS encoding ester cyclase has translation MSCNQNDKETDREKIAENYISALNKSDYNSLVGLFADSVRFNEMEHIRTFSKQGYRSLFQWDSVFAPEYRILDLRKEGEKLHLKISKTCDRIRFLHEAPFISNEIMEIKDGAIHRIEIVEYVDFNDSLWVAKREKLVSWIDENHPELDGFIYDQTKEGAIKFQRAMEYYKNRKYSTIVQEKNQH, from the coding sequence ATGTCATGTAATCAGAATGATAAGGAGACTGATAGGGAGAAGATTGCTGAAAATTATATAAGTGCCTTGAACAAATCCGACTATAATAGTTTGGTGGGGCTGTTCGCGGATAGTGTGCGCTTCAACGAGATGGAGCATATACGTACCTTCAGTAAGCAGGGGTATCGTTCATTATTTCAATGGGATTCAGTGTTTGCACCAGAATATCGGATTTTGGATTTGAGGAAAGAAGGTGAAAAGCTTCACTTGAAAATCTCCAAGACATGCGATAGAATCCGTTTCTTGCATGAAGCACCTTTTATTTCCAATGAGATTATGGAAATCAAGGATGGTGCGATACACCGTATTGAAATCGTGGAATATGTTGATTTTAATGATTCCTTATGGGTCGCCAAACGGGAAAAATTGGTCTCATGGATTGATGAAAATCATCCTGAATTAGATGGATTTATTTATGATCAGACCAAAGAGGGTGCAATAAAGTTTCAAAGGGCCATGGAATATTATAAAAACAGAAAGTATTCAACAATCGTTCAAGAAAAAAATCAACATTAA
- a CDS encoding MotA/TolQ/ExbB proton channel family protein: MKKISFTLAAAGMFVMGTTTASAAMLQEEAEASKGFTQVLKEQFIQGGPAFMGIVLLCLILGLAVAIERIIYLNLATTNSTKLKQQVEDALASGGVEAAKEVCRNTKGPVASIYYQGLDRVDEGLESAEKAVVAYGGVQMGQLEKNVSWLSLFIAIAPMLGFMGTVIGMIAAFQKIAAVGNLSASLIAGDIQVALLTTVFGLITAIILQIFYNYIIAKIDSIVNDMEDSSIALIDMLAAHKK, from the coding sequence ATGAAAAAAATATCCTTTACTCTGGCTGCTGCCGGAATGTTTGTGATGGGAACTACAACTGCATCTGCAGCAATGTTGCAAGAAGAGGCTGAAGCCAGCAAAGGTTTCACCCAAGTATTGAAAGAGCAATTTATCCAAGGTGGACCTGCCTTTATGGGAATTGTATTGCTTTGTTTGATCTTGGGATTGGCTGTAGCCATCGAAAGAATTATTTATTTGAATTTGGCAACTACCAATTCTACCAAGTTGAAGCAACAAGTTGAGGACGCCTTGGCTTCTGGTGGTGTTGAAGCGGCCAAAGAAGTTTGTAGAAACACAAAAGGACCTGTTGCCTCTATCTACTACCAAGGTTTGGATAGGGTTGATGAAGGACTGGAGTCCGCCGAAAAAGCTGTTGTGGCCTACGGTGGTGTACAAATGGGTCAATTGGAGAAAAACGTTTCTTGGTTGTCATTGTTTATCGCCATTGCTCCCATGCTTGGGTTCATGGGTACGGTAATCGGTATGATCGCGGCCTTCCAGAAAATTGCAGCGGTAGGTAACTTGAGTGCTTCCTTGATTGCTGGTGATATTCAGGTGGCGTTGTTGACAACCGTATTCGGTTTGATCACAGCGATTATCCTTCAGATTTTCTACAACTATATTATTGCTAAAATCGATAGTATCGTAAACGATATGGAAGACAGCTCGATCGCTTTGATTGATATGTTGGCTGCCCACAAGAAATAA
- a CDS encoding ExbD/TolR family protein — protein sequence MPRRKGAPEVNAGSMADIAFLLLIFFLVTTTIETDAGLDRMLPPFEPPNEEPPVIKQKNIFTVNINRNGQLLVEENLMDIKDLREAATKFLENGADGTCDYCKGRKDPASSDNPAKAIISLKNDRETKYSTYITVQNELVGAYNDLRNREAQRLYGKNFTTMEADYLNPETPSSVRDDLKDKVKRIQDMFPQKLSEAETTTD from the coding sequence ATGCCTAGAAGAAAAGGAGCACCGGAAGTAAATGCCGGTTCCATGGCGGATATTGCATTCCTACTGCTTATCTTTTTCTTGGTGACCACCACCATAGAAACAGATGCAGGTCTGGACCGTATGTTGCCGCCATTCGAGCCGCCAAATGAAGAACCGCCTGTGATCAAGCAGAAGAACATTTTTACTGTTAACATCAATAGAAATGGTCAACTTTTGGTTGAGGAGAACTTGATGGATATAAAAGACTTAAGGGAAGCCGCCACCAAATTTTTGGAGAATGGCGCGGACGGAACTTGTGACTACTGTAAAGGTAGAAAAGACCCGGCCTCATCGGATAACCCTGCCAAAGCAATTATATCCTTAAAGAACGATAGGGAGACCAAATACAGTACCTACATCACCGTTCAAAACGAACTGGTGGGTGCGTACAACGATTTGCGTAACCGCGAAGCACAACGTTTATACGGCAAGAATTTTACAACAATGGAGGCAGATTACTTGAATCCAGAAACTCCTTCCAGCGTTAGAGATGACTTGAAAGACAAAGTGAAACGTATCCAGGATATGTTCCCACAAAAGCTTTCAGAGGCAGAAACCACAACCGATTAA
- a CDS encoding porin family protein, with protein MIHSFYKFTVILFCLLNFNLVLGQSLSDSVQPVDNRYLEDQFYIGVGYNVLLNGPGAIDQRNLSYNLQAGFIKDIPLNERRNFGVGIGLGYAVNSYYSNMGASEGVNGVSYEILGDAEFNRSKFETHAIELPFEIRWRTSTAQEYKFWRIYAGAKLGYVFSGRSKLVMDEGNDSFSNDDIDAFQYGLMLNFGYNTWNIHAYYGLNPLLKKGASLEGEPIDLKVLRVGLTFYIL; from the coding sequence ATGATTCATTCGTTTTACAAGTTTACCGTCATTTTGTTCTGCCTACTGAACTTCAATTTGGTCCTTGGGCAATCACTTTCGGATAGTGTTCAACCGGTAGATAACCGTTACCTCGAAGATCAATTTTACATTGGAGTAGGGTACAATGTGCTGTTAAATGGTCCCGGTGCAATCGACCAACGTAACCTTTCCTATAATCTTCAAGCTGGTTTTATAAAGGATATTCCACTGAACGAAAGAAGAAATTTTGGTGTGGGTATAGGATTGGGCTATGCCGTTAACTCCTATTATTCCAACATGGGCGCCAGCGAGGGAGTCAATGGTGTATCCTACGAGATTTTGGGTGATGCGGAATTTAATCGCAGTAAGTTCGAAACCCACGCGATCGAACTTCCTTTTGAAATCAGGTGGCGTACATCCACCGCACAGGAATACAAGTTTTGGAGGATCTATGCCGGTGCCAAATTGGGCTATGTCTTCTCGGGACGATCAAAATTGGTAATGGACGAGGGCAATGATTCTTTTTCCAACGATGATATAGATGCTTTCCAGTATGGACTTATGCTCAATTTTGGATACAATACATGGAACATTCATGCCTATTATGGTTTAAACCCGTTGCTGAAGAAAGGGGCTTCCCTCGAGGGTGAACCCATCGACTTAAAAGTGCTCCGGGTGGGGCTTACCTTTTATATTTTATAG
- the odhB gene encoding 2-oxoglutarate dehydrogenase complex dihydrolipoyllysine-residue succinyltransferase, with the protein MVLEMKVPSPGESITEVEIAEWLVEDGDYVEKDQAIAEVDSDKATLELPAEESGIITLKAEVGDAVAVGEVVCLIDTSAEKPEGSSGSSDKKEEPKKEEPKKEAPKKEEPKKETYASGTPSPAAKKILDEKGVDPSSVSGSGKDGRITKDDAVKAVPSMGTPTGGSRGESRSKLSMLRRKVAERLVSAKNETAMLTTFNEVDMSAIFELRSQYKEEFKNKHGVSLGFMSFFTKAVIRALEMYPAVNSMIDGKEMITYEFCDISIAVSGPKGLMVPVIRNAENLTFRGIESEVKRLAIRAREGEITVDEMTGGTFTITNGGVFGSMLSTPIINPPQSAILGMHNIVERAIVRDGAIAIAPVMYVALSYDHRIIDGKESVGFLVAIKEALESPEELLMDGNVKKALEL; encoded by the coding sequence ATGGTTTTAGAAATGAAAGTTCCCTCACCGGGGGAATCCATTACAGAGGTAGAAATCGCCGAATGGTTGGTAGAAGATGGAGACTATGTGGAGAAGGATCAGGCCATAGCCGAAGTAGATTCGGACAAGGCAACATTGGAGCTTCCTGCGGAGGAGAGCGGAATTATTACCCTTAAGGCCGAAGTGGGAGACGCCGTAGCTGTTGGCGAGGTGGTTTGCCTCATCGATACAAGTGCGGAAAAACCTGAAGGTTCATCGGGCTCATCCGATAAAAAAGAAGAGCCCAAAAAGGAGGAGCCTAAAAAAGAAGCCCCGAAGAAAGAGGAACCCAAAAAGGAAACTTATGCTTCGGGTACTCCGTCACCGGCGGCCAAGAAAATATTGGACGAAAAAGGAGTTGACCCTTCATCAGTTTCTGGAAGTGGCAAAGATGGACGTATCACCAAGGATGATGCCGTGAAAGCTGTTCCTTCCATGGGAACCCCAACAGGAGGTAGCCGAGGAGAGAGCCGTTCCAAACTGTCCATGCTGCGTAGAAAAGTGGCCGAGCGATTGGTTTCTGCCAAGAACGAGACCGCCATGCTGACCACATTCAACGAAGTGGACATGTCCGCCATCTTTGAATTGCGCAGTCAATACAAGGAAGAGTTCAAGAACAAGCACGGAGTAAGTCTAGGGTTTATGTCCTTCTTCACCAAAGCAGTCATCAGGGCCTTGGAAATGTATCCGGCCGTTAATTCCATGATCGATGGTAAGGAAATGATCACCTACGAATTCTGCGATATCAGTATTGCGGTTTCAGGACCTAAAGGTTTAATGGTTCCCGTAATCCGAAATGCAGAGAACCTAACCTTCAGAGGCATCGAATCCGAAGTAAAACGTTTGGCCATCCGTGCCAGGGAAGGTGAAATTACTGTGGATGAAATGACCGGTGGTACCTTTACCATTACCAATGGAGGGGTATTTGGTTCCATGTTGTCCACCCCGATCATCAACCCACCGCAAAGTGCAATCTTGGGAATGCACAACATTGTGGAACGCGCCATTGTTAGGGATGGAGCCATTGCCATTGCTCCGGTGATGTACGTTGCACTTTCTTACGACCATAGAATTATTGACGGTAAGGAATCTGTTGGGTTCTTGGTCGCTATTAAAGAAGCATTGGAAAGTCCAGAAGAATTATTGATGGACGGCAACGTGAAAAAAGCGTTGGAATTATAG